The Labrus mixtus chromosome 14, fLabMix1.1, whole genome shotgun sequence nucleotide sequence GACAGATTTGGTTTgccgtttgtttttgtttttgttttggttgactggATCATGGCTAATTCATGAGCTCTAGCAGAAAAGTCTGAAACCGAGAACCATATCAGCTCTTCGATGATGCTCACAccgttttaaatgtgtttctaaacACAACAGAAGGTATGAGATCCTGAACACACCTGTCATATGTAAGCCTTCTTAAGACAGGGCTTATTTTATCgtctgctgtaaaaaattaaaaaagattcCTTGTCGTAGCGCCAACCccatgtctgtttttgtcttgtctgtcaAAGATCCTTCAGTCGCTTTTGTATTTATCAAGCAAAAATGTTACACAGTTATTTGAAATTAAGTtaatatgaaatgtatttttttctcctttgccCACCAGACTTATGAATGTAGACTTTCTCCGTACCTGACAGGACGGAGAGCCACCATatcatctctcttcctctccttcctcttcaggTCCTGCTCAGTGTTTTTCAGCTTGTCTGGCACTAGGCGCAGTTTGGACTGCATGTCGCTGATAACTTCCTGCAGATCTGGCTCTGAGGGGAACGTTCTCTGGCACACAGGGCAGCAgggctctctctcctctgtcagctGGCTGATGAACTGAGTGTACACTGCTGTGGCTCCAGCCAGCATGGCTGGGGTagggaaaaataacaaacagatcagatttgtatttgtacCATAAAAATCTTAAACACGACACTCAATTCTTGTAAGTCGGATGGAAGCAAATCTTCACTACTATAACTGTCTTTGTAAAGATGATCCTTAAATGGTTTATTTTGGAGATTCACCTCTTTGTTTGGAGACCTTCTCCAGGTCTTCTTGGAGTTTGCCCAGGTCCTGCTCCAGATCCTGACTGCCACATACATTGAAGAACTTCTCTTGGTCGTGTGCCAACTGCTGCTCCTTTTTTCGTACCTCAGCAGCAATATGGCTTTTATTCTGCTCGCTCGATGCCAGGTCCTTACTGAGAATCATGACAATTTTTACAGTTAAACAGAGTAGCAAAGGGAAAATTGGTTATTTCTTGTTTCATTGAGCTTGATTTTTTAATGTTAGTAAATTTTACTAACTTGAGTTTGGCAAGTCTGTCCCTGGTACTGTTGATTTCCTTAGATTTGGAATAGATCCagtcctccagctctctcttgTTAGGGAAGTGGCCGAGCAGTGACACCAGATCCTCACTGTGACGAGACTTGATCTTACGTACCTGCTCATCCTTCTCAGTCTGAACAAATCACAGAGGAAAAATGAGAGTGGAGCCAGcagagtaaataaaaagaagggGTAAGACATAGAtgggaagaggaaaaagagtgAGGAGAGATAAGACACAGATAATAACACATTACCTTGTCTTTTTTTAGCATGTCCATCTGCGTCCGTGCAGTGGTGTGTGAGTTGAGCATCTCCATCTCTTTGTCCAGATGTCTTTGTGCGCGATCAAGTTCAGCCTTTTCTCTCTGGAGCTCCACCACCTCggccttcagctcctccacatTGGAGTTTTGAACTGCGCTCTGCAACTCACGCTCCTGAAATagaaaagagacacacacaaacttagaAAGTAGTGCGTTTAGAAAATATGGAAAAAGGTTTGCTGTATCTCAGTTACATGATACAATGAattcagagggttttttttaaagtgagttTAGATAAGAACAAAGTAAAAGGAATAACACAAATCAGTTTTCTCTCATGCACCAAgagagaaatacatttgaaaagtcACTTTTCTGCAGCTGATGTTACTAAGTGTTTTACAAACGTATCCCgtaaaaaaaggagaggggagaaagaaaaggagtcagcaactaaacaaaaaaaattgtgaaaaagaaaacaaaaaacaagaaaaatgctGTTCTACACACCAGCCGCTTGCTAAAATTCACACCAAATAAGAAATCCACAGGCTTGGTCTGTGTTCATGCTCACTGCTTTCGCCAGTTCAATCTCCAGTTCCTGCAGTCGGCTCGATGAACCCTCCAGCCTCTGCAGCTCTGCCCTGATGTTCCTTAGTTCTTGCTGCTTTTTCCCCTGCAGGTCTCTCTTCAACTCCACTGTTCTCTCCAAGCCGGTCTTCTTGTCCCTCATTTCATCGATGgactgctgcttctgctgctcctTCTCCTGCAGATCCGCCTGAGTGGACAGAGTAATGAGAGGAGGAATCAGGCACCATGGTGGTATATGGAGCACTTATTTGCAACAACTGAAAGtagcaaataaaaacagttcttGAGGGCAGAATACAACATTTGGAAAGTGTAGAAAACGAGGCTTTTTAAAAGGTCAAAGATTCAACAATAGTTACATCAAATGTGATTCCCTCTTACACAATTATCAGTGATCaaattacagaaaacaaaatcatgacATTGCTTAAGTTTTATGGACTATTGAGCCACAGGAATCCAGAAATGTTGGTGTAAAACTGAAACATGCTTGTTTTGGTAGGTTGATGGTAatatctaaaacacacacaaacgtgaATAGGACCGGAGGGGAGTATTTCTTACCAGAACCTGAGTGGCTGTGTCTTTCTCCTGCTCCAGTCTCTGTGCGACATGACGATTAAAGCTCTCAAGTTGAAGAGTGGAAAAAGGAGGTCGGTCATAACCCTCCATCCCCAGATAAGATGACAGAGAGCGAACCTGAGAAagaaaatatgtatatataaaacGTTTGAATCTCATAAATAATCCCTACACTTGAAAGtcctttttaaaacagctgtgaACCATTAGcagcttttgtttctttcagtaTTTGACAGCATTCTGGCTTTGCTATAGTAATTGGGCTTTGTTTGGAAACTGAGGGTCTAATTGTAAATCTGACCTTGTTAGCTGTGTGCACTGGAGTTTGTCTGCTCCTTACATTTCTTTTGATGCACAACAATTCACATAAGTGAATTTCACCACCGTAAGAGCAAATGATTGTCATCTAAAATGTACCATGCATCTTTCCCAGCAAACTTTGTACGGTAGTGCTGCACAAGTGAAGGGAGGTTCATTTTTATACCTGAGTGTCGCGGTTCTTGATGTTTTGAGTTTGTCTGTCAGCCTGAAGTTGCAGACGACCTTGAAAGAAGCAGAGAGCAGCACATATAGTCTATAGGAAAAATAgctctttatatatatatatatatataatgatcACCTTCATGATTATACTTTAGATATATACGTGCGTGTACCTTGTTCTACCAGGAGATCAGCTTTGACTCTGTTGAGTCTCTGACATTCCCGACCAGCTCTCTCCAGCTCCTTCTGACAGTCGGTCAGCCTGCGCTCCTTCTCCCTCACCgtcttctgatggttctggtAAATGTCCTGCAGCTGCTCATCTGAACCCTGGAACACCTGCAGCAAACACGGCTCACAGGCTTAGATCGGCTCTGACGCTAAGTGAGCACATCAGGGCACATCATGCACAAAACAATTAGTAGCTGTTTTCAAAAGTATTCTTCACATAAAGCAACTTGCATGCCATGGCTATCAGCTGCTGATGCTttctttcctcacacaaaaaTAATCTCACATTCAAGACTTTGGAAATGCAGAACTGATCGAAACAGTCATAATGGCGGGAGGACAGACTTTACTGAGGGGCGCGAGAAAGAAATAAGCTTTCAGAGACTGGTTCATACTTAGAAAGTTAAGTATTACTTATTAAAATGAGGACAAACTTGATCTTATTTTCATAGCATTCATATTCCTGTATTCAATATCTCATTATGATCTGTGTATTGTTTATATCTTGAGCAACCACTAAGGGTCTTTtgagttcattttaaaattattttaaaaaatagctTTTGGTATTTAatcaggggtgcaaactcatcagggatgaaaaaggtgacatggatccaaaccacctaggggggtccgggggcatgcTCCCCCAggaagattattatttttttaaatatcagctttaaaatgtgaatttacggatgattttagcattcagaccgACTAAAGAAGCggtgcaaacaataagaaaaacacaattgcttgtctatatctattttctgttttaactttttgataaagcttcagtgaaacatgaaaaaccccATGATGCTCCCAACCTgcagtccctttttataaatgggatgaatttgcagaacagggcttaccatATTCTACTAAGGGGTGACGTGAAGGGCGGTCACTATGCAGGTAGCtctcagagcagagtctgagagagcatcataatacagtcatcaagggtgacaatattttctcttctatcattaaatatgtaacattatcaatatattaacctgaagttttgctcctgctggttttcattaagtttatattccctctcttattacatgtgttgaccagctgtcactttaatgttgcctgagataataatgaaccagaaagctgaatgaagttaccttcagctagcacacatttctctcatcATCTACATCTTTACCTATGGCTaccaaacagtaaatatgatcagacaggatgtttaacagaaaggctggcttgCTAAGCAGACTTCGAATCTTTCCAGTGTTTTCATGGAAaaataacgttatgtaaattagaccccctccccccccaaatgtttttattacagatCTAAATAACTCACACAAATGACCTAATTGGGATCCAAAACGGCGAATTTCACCAAAAGGTGACACGTTTGCACCCTTgttaatttttattttgtaagttaCAAAGAGGTAAAACGTTGAGAcaatttgtttgtgtatgttgttAAAACATGAACAGGGATGTTATTggcaaagttaaaaaaaaacacacacaccactgccatacaaaaaaagggaaaaatgtatgaaatggTTAAACTCACAAAATGCGGTCCCCcagaaaatatacatttatttgtgttcagCAGCCACCTAATTGCTGCTGCGtcagcggcgtgtgaatgtgatgtgaacgtgattagttaatactgatagactttacatagcagtctctgccatcagtgtgtgagtgtgatgtgAATGGGTGAacgtgacatgtggtgtaagaAGTGCTtcaagtagtcagaagactagaaaagtgctatacaaacaTTTGTGCCTTTTCTGAACCACTTTATAAATACCGTCTATGTCaataaaatatgtcatgaaaaaacCTTTTGAAATGCAGACACTACTCTGAAACAGAAGGAAAAGTGTTCTAGCTCCTGTATAGCAGACGTACCAGAAACTCCCATCAGTCGTAAAAGACATTCATATCAATACAAGCCAGTGATCAACTAGCTAAACAACCCTATTCACCATCTGCAGTCTTTCTGTTATTTTCCCATTTAGGATAATGACACTTCTTACAGAGTGGAGGCTGGAGTATTGTTAAGCACGTGCTTAGCTAAATAAACTCTCAAACAGACCGGGGGACTGAAACAGGGGGCTTAatgtgttttccctttttttgtctcAGAATTATCATCTTTGCTCATGCATTTCATTTAGTATCTAATATCTTTCAAGCCCCATGCCATGTCCTGAAAACATTTGGGCACATATGTAACCTGCACTATTTCTGGTATCTTGTTCCCTGCGCTCTTCAATTACTCAttcctgtttttattctatTCAAGGTCCTCTTCAAATACTTATTTCATTGTTTCTCCATCATACAAATGAAGCACTTGATACATACACTTGTTTACATATGCATGATGCATCTATGATGTATTTTTCTTACCTGTTCCATCGTTTCTTCAAGCTCTTTGTTGTCCTCTTCCATCTGTTTCTTCCTGCTGTCCAAAGCCTTGATGTCATTGTCCAGCTTCATCACTTTACCCAGCTTCATGTCAATATCGGTGAGTCTTATCTAAAAGTGTACGTAAAGGTTGATCAGAGACATTAAGAGTTCTACATCGTACATGACTCTGATGTGCTTAGACCTCAGACTGACTGTATGTTTAGCTTAAATCACATGGTTTCAGTTGATGGTGTTTCCAGTGGTCTATACATCAAGTCTTCTTTTAAGACGCACAGTATATACTACCACTGTTGATACACTTTGGTTTTTCAGACTGATACCTATATCTAGTCACGTGCTGAAATCTGCACTTTCATCAATATACCAGTCGACTGACTTTGTTAAAAATTCTTTTAATCATTGTTCTATgaatatattgtttttaacaTACAGTTTTTAATTGCGCTCTCTCTCAGATtcttccagaaaaaaaaatagtcaaaaaCATGTTCAAGGTCAGATATGTCATGTGTTACACAAAATATGATGCATAAAGACTCAACACTGTGGCTGATTTTTTACAACTcagcaactaaaaaaaaaaattaatgtttgctgattttttttctagacatgttttatacaaagaacatgtaaaaaattaTGTGTGGGTGGGTGTAAACAATGATTCAAATATCTATTAAAGCTGCTGCGAGGAAATTTCCTTTTCTGCATTTGCTCTGtctataaacaaaataaatccacaaaCCTCAAGTGGATCAATCTGGTTCTCTATCAGCTGGACGCTGTCTTTAGAGGCCATCAGTTGAGCCTCCTTGGTGGCAACCATCTCTTTAATCTGTTGGGCTTTCTCTGTGTTCTGCTTCAGGTAGCGCAGCTCCACCTGACACTCTTTGACTGTTTGACTCTGCTTGAGTCGCAACTGACGCATCGTGTCCAGAGCTTTGATATACCTGGGAAGAAGAAATATAAATTCTGAGTACCCCTTCTAACCAAAATATCCCACTAATATCAGCAGGTTTGTATTTTTCCTGAAGTCCCTCAGGTACTTAGGCTCATGTTTAGACAATTTGGagtcatttatttaatcaaaatgataaaacaaagatGGAAGATTCCGTGTGCTTTACTTGGTTGCAGCAAAGATGGAGTCAAACTTGTCCTTGAGCGCTTTGCCCTCGGTAAGAGGCCAGTTCGACTCTTCTTGGTGACAAAAGATGACATTATTCAGGACAGGCTTCGATACACCCAGTGCAGAGATCATCTCCCGATCCAGTTCACCGCACTTTGATGACAAGCTCTTTTTCTCACCATCCCTGCATGAATGATAGTAGAGGTCACATGTAAAGAAGAGGGTCATGTTACATtaacataaaatgaaaaaaagatatgatttttttgtaaagatgGCACAAACACAAGTACAAGAGTTTTAGACTGTGACTTACTTCACTCTAGTAATGACCTGCTCCAAACTTTTGAAAGTGTAGTTTTTTGCCTTCTGGGTGCAAGACATGGAGCGATGGATCGTCACTTTCTCTCCGTTAACATCAGAGAATAAGAGTCGGATCTGTGCGCGTACATCTGTCTCATGGGCATCCTGAATTCACAAAGCATATACTGACTTCACATGGACTAAagcctaaattccaccagatgtgcGTTCGGCCCGTCTCCGCTCTGTTACGGCAGCCCTACGCAGCAGATacgcaaggcttctatttttgccggatgTCGGAGCACAGCGCttcaatttaccacagaaaagatcCAGCTGGACGTGAAGTTAGACACGGggacaacaataaaacatccggtttattttcagaataaaacactccatTAGGACGGTTCAGAACAAAGaccgtctgtgtgtttgttcatgtgttttaaatggttttataccacatacgtACATCGTATTATCATGCGCTGTCGCGattgaatctgtaaaattaccgCAGGAATTCCTTAGTATCggcactccagctgtccggctgtgcttAAAGCAGCCTATGGGTGTTGACAGACGAGGGGGCACGGAACTGCAACGGACGGGAGTGGACACGCattgcacacgtatctggtggaagatCTGGGTTAAAAAGGTACTATGGCACTtaagcagaaattaaaatggTAAGGTatgaataaaaactttaaacatcTAATGAAAGCGCTAAAAGGGTTAGAAGGAGATACACTTTCTAAAACGCTGATTCCAATCCCAATACAACAGCACTTAAGAGctcaaaacaaaatctaaagCAAGCCTGAGTTACTTACAAACACAAGTGAATGAGCTCACCTTTGGATCATGAACGAAAGCACCTCCTTTAGATCCAGGGGGAAGTTCTCCTGCTGTTGCATACTTAAGACACTCAATAATAGTCTGGGGGGGAAAGAAAGAGTTCACAGAAATAGTTAATCACTTTGAGAGAGCTGAATTTGTCACTTTGAAATATCTTCGACAACTTTTCTTGTGGCTGCTTTCGAAATATGAGACAAGAAAATGAATGATCAAGACCAGTCACACTCAGTCTACGTGTGCCATGTCAAAGATTCAGTGACAACTTTCATTCATTGACTGCAGGTAATACTCTAGTCAAACTTTGCCCTCAAAACATGTTCTCATACCGTTTTCCCTGCTCCATTGGGTCCTACAAGCACAGtcaaaggagaaaagaaagagatcaCTTGTTTGTCTTTATCCTCAATGCCGAAGCTCCTCACCCCCAGGATGCTCATCTTGTCTATTTTAGACATGTTTGCTATCAAAAAGAGAAAGGGGAAGTaaaagagacaagagagagaagagatgaGAACATACAAGTGGAATCAGCAGttcttttgaaaacaaaaggaggTTGTGTAAACTAATCCACAATGCCACTTGTGATTCTGGTTTGTCATAATTATCTCGGGTATTGGATGATTGGAACTGTGACTTTTGGTATTTTAATGACTGTCAGATTGTTGCTACTAATCTAAATGGACAAGCCTGTTAGAGAGTACCTTTGAAGGCTATGCAGAAGAATCACACATTTGATCAGCAAGGAAAACATGTCCATGTGTTTATCCTTAGCTGTAACAGTCTCTCTGAAAAGTTTGTAGTCTGACCTTAAAATACATTACCACTAGCTGCTTCACCATGAAAGCTCTATACAATAATTAATACTAACCAAACACGTTTTAATATATTGTCTGTTTAGCTTGTTTTACACATACATTGGCTTGCTAGTTGCTGCTAACTCAACGATTCTACAAGCTAGCTTGCAAAGTAGGTTTGGTCTGCATGCTACTTTGCAGTGATTACAACTTCCTGGCTCACTGTCGAGCTGAATGTTCCACTTTGCAGTGAACAAAGATTTAGCTGGTTgcagtattttaaatgtttttattttaactcaCCTCAGAGTGGTGGCGTGTTATTGCACAGTCTATAGGagcgtaatatttacagtctatggacaGAAGTGAAAGTATAGTTTTCGCGCTGGACTTAAGGGGGAGGGATATGACAAAAAACGTGTCGACTTCCGACTTCCGGGTACATATTTCACGTTTGCAAAGAAGTTACTGCGATATTTACAAATTAATTGAATGCTTAATTTTATAAACTTATACGTTTTTTTCGTTGCTGAAatttggcctggtggttaataagacattcttcttttgtataaaaaactaaaaaacatattttcttttggtttacagggactttaaaatgttatttaattaaattaattgtgATACCAAAGCAACGAATTCTGCCCGTTCTATTTctagcctctctctctctctctctctctctctctctctctctttccctataaatgtatatatatgtgtgtgtgtattcctttTGGTTGCCAGTTCCACTTTGCCCTAACACCCATGTAAGTAGTCTTACTGAGtagaacatagactgtaaatatagtATAGTAGAACTGATGTTTTTCTGTAGTATTTTACTACTTGTCAACACATTaatgacaattaaaaaaaaaaaaatcaaataaatggtTTGTTTGCCCTTTGCCAAATCCTCCAGACCGCCACATACTGCAGCACTAAGACCCAAATCAAAAAAGGCTTTCCCAAATTATTTGTACTGAAGATTTAGCAGAGGATGCTAGATTGTAGTAAATAGTCCATCTTGTTGGGGAGTATTTTCAGCGATGGATTATGCAATGTATTTAGGGCAACAGGAAGCTGTATGTGGGATTGATTCAAATAAACCATAAAGCCCATGTTCATCGTAATGAAAACTCAAGTCCCCCTGTGCAataatgtgtttctctgaagtGTTTTCAATAgttcaagaacaaaaaaacaagctattaAGTCTTTGGCTGCACAGGATATTGTTGGTTTATGTTATATCATCGGGTGTCTTGCCAATATGAAAGTGTAACTCATCAGCCTTATAATCACTGAACAGTTGAAACCTTGTAGTgctttgtcttttaaataatttacaatCATGAGTatttcttttatatatttttaaaatatgaacacCTGCACTGTCTCTTGGTTTTTCTGTATTGTAAAGTGGTATAAACATTGAGCATATATCTTTCCATAGTCAAAGAAGTACGTAAATACGACTTTAAACtagtaaatttacgagtttaataccgaaattaaaaaaaatctataacttggccctaatcctccgtcggaCAGAAGAGATCTTGACAACAGCTGTTACTCTTTACTTTGACATAGCTCATATCAACGTTTACCGTTTACCACCAGAGGACAGTGTTTCCCAGTGGAAAAGTCAATGCTGCCAAATCTCACACACCatctctcttctcccctcctctcctctcctcacttctcctctcctctcccctcccctcctctcctctcctctcctctcctcacttctcctctcctctcctctcctctcctctcctctcctctcctctcctctcctcacttctcctctcctctcctctcctctcctctcctctcctctcctcacttctcctctcctctcctctctgttttttgcCAAATGTTCTTAAACTCCCTTTCCACATTGGAGAATTTAAGCaaacttgaatttaaaaaaatggtatgAGTGAAAACATTAATTTAGCAAGGCAGAAGAGATGATGTGTGTGGGggcgtgtgtgcgtgtatgcctgtgtgtgtgtgtgtgtgtgtgtatatgtgtttgtgttggagagAAATAAAGGGTGAGTATTAATCTGATTGGAATAAAGGGACATGAGTTATTTTGAGCCTGTGTTTGGGGCTGAGGAGCAGTTTGTGGCTGTCCACAGGGACCTGCAGGACTGGTGTTTACCACCTGCAGCCAACACTCTAAAAACCTGAGAACATCATCTCTTTTACTTCATCTCTGTTCTCTCCCTCTTTAACGaaggcacacactcacacacacaaacaaacacaccctcaCGCAAACTGCCTTCTGCTTTCAGCCCACTGattcagtctgtctgtgttatcAGCTGGCTGACTCATTGAGCCTCAGTCTGTTCAGCTCATGGACTTCTTTCTAT carries:
- the rad50 gene encoding DNA repair protein RAD50, coding for MSKIDKMSILGVRSFGIEDKDKQVISFFSPLTVLVGPNGAGKTTIIECLKYATAGELPPGSKGGAFVHDPKDAHETDVRAQIRLLFSDVNGEKVTIHRSMSCTQKAKNYTFKSLEQVITRVKDGEKKSLSSKCGELDREMISALGVSKPVLNNVIFCHQEESNWPLTEGKALKDKFDSIFAATKYIKALDTMRQLRLKQSQTVKECQVELRYLKQNTEKAQQIKEMVATKEAQLMASKDSVQLIENQIDPLEIRLTDIDMKLGKVMKLDNDIKALDSRKKQMEEDNKELEETMEQVFQGSDEQLQDIYQNHQKTVREKERRLTDCQKELERAGRECQRLNRVKADLLVEQGRLQLQADRQTQNIKNRDTQVRSLSSYLGMEGYDRPPFSTLQLESFNRHVAQRLEQEKDTATQVLADLQEKEQQKQQSIDEMRDKKTGLERTVELKRDLQGKKQQELRNIRAELQRLEGSSSRLQELEIELAKAERELQSAVQNSNVEELKAEVVELQREKAELDRAQRHLDKEMEMLNSHTTARTQMDMLKKDKTEKDEQVRKIKSRHSEDLVSLLGHFPNKRELEDWIYSKSKEINSTRDRLAKLNKDLASSEQNKSHIAAEVRKKEQQLAHDQEKFFNVCGSQDLEQDLGKLQEDLEKVSKQRAMLAGATAVYTQFISQLTEEREPCCPVCQRTFPSEPDLQEVISDMQSKLRLVPDKLKNTEQDLKRKERKRDDMVALRPVRQSIIQFEEKELPELRNRLQTVNREIEKLKGDVEEQETLLGTLMSEEETAKACLQDISLMDRYLMDLREVERKVAQHAAKLQGVDLTRTIQQVSQEKQETQHKLDTSSSKMELKRKLIQDQQDQIQTLKSAVNETRAEKLQLSSDMQRQQQLEEQCVEFTSEIQTLTRDIREANEQLSPLSAALDKLQQEKQELVERKRQKQEEGQEKINAIKERVKVITTLERDINKYIDEGKDQYKEQKEAELQETNTQLHEAEKHKEKINKEMGNIRQDIDTQKVQERWLQDNLTLRKRVEELKEVVVKREALMKDMGDMQVMQLRQERRESERKLEDLKKNRGVAVGRQKGFEEEILHYRKELREDQYNKADERYKNKMITMRTTELVIKDLDIYYKALDQSIMRFHSMKMNEINKIIRDLWRSTYRGQDIEYVEIRSDVDENSSAGVRRRVYNYRVVMVKGDTALDMRGRCSAGQKVLASLIIRLALAETFCLNCGILALDEPTTNLDRDNIESLAHALVEIIKSRSRQRNFQLLIITHDEDFVELLGRSSYIEHFYRIRKNQDQNSEITKCSITSLSSYLH